A portion of the Pseudarthrobacter sp. L1SW genome contains these proteins:
- the glpX gene encoding class II fructose-bisphosphatase, which produces MTQKYSTLSPSLAVGNDEPDRNLALELVRVTEAAAIAGGHWVGFGDKNKADGAAVDAMRSFLQTVHFNGVVVIGEGEKDEAPMLFNGERVGDGTGPECDVAVDPIDGTRLTALGINNALAVLAVAERGSMFDPSAVFYMEKLVTGPEAADMVDLRLPVKQNLHLIAKAKGVKVNQLNVMILDRDRHKPLVEEIREAGARTKFIMDGDVAGAIAAARSGTGVDALMGIGGTPEGIVAACAIKSLGGVIQGRLWPTSDEEKQKAIDAGHDLDRVLSTNDLVSSDNCYFAATGITDGDLLKGVRYSKDRVLTQSIVMRSKSGTIRFVDGEHRADKWEGYARKS; this is translated from the coding sequence ATGACCCAGAAGTACTCCACGCTCTCCCCGTCCCTTGCAGTGGGCAACGATGAGCCGGACCGCAACCTTGCCCTCGAGCTTGTCCGCGTGACCGAAGCCGCTGCCATTGCCGGCGGCCACTGGGTTGGCTTCGGAGACAAGAACAAGGCCGACGGCGCCGCCGTCGACGCCATGCGCTCCTTCCTGCAGACCGTCCACTTCAATGGCGTTGTGGTCATCGGCGAAGGCGAAAAAGACGAAGCCCCCATGCTGTTCAACGGCGAACGCGTTGGCGACGGTACCGGCCCCGAATGCGACGTCGCCGTTGACCCCATCGACGGCACCAGGCTGACCGCGCTGGGCATCAACAACGCCCTGGCCGTCCTTGCCGTCGCCGAGCGAGGTTCCATGTTCGACCCCTCCGCCGTGTTCTACATGGAGAAGCTGGTCACCGGGCCGGAAGCCGCGGACATGGTGGACCTCCGCCTCCCGGTCAAGCAGAACCTGCACCTGATCGCCAAGGCCAAGGGCGTCAAGGTCAACCAGCTCAACGTCATGATCCTTGACCGCGACCGCCACAAGCCGCTGGTGGAGGAAATCCGCGAGGCAGGCGCGCGCACGAAGTTCATCATGGACGGCGACGTTGCAGGCGCCATCGCCGCTGCCCGGTCCGGCACCGGCGTTGACGCGCTGATGGGCATTGGCGGCACCCCCGAAGGCATCGTTGCGGCCTGCGCCATCAAGTCCCTCGGCGGCGTGATCCAGGGCCGGCTCTGGCCCACCAGCGACGAAGAGAAGCAGAAGGCCATCGACGCCGGCCACGACCTTGATCGGGTCCTGTCCACCAACGACCTCGTCTCCAGCGACAACTGCTACTTCGCGGCCACCGGCATCACCGACGGCGACCTGCTCAAGGGCGTGCGGTACTCCAAGGACAGGGTCCTCACGCAGTCCATCGTGATGCGTTCCAAGTCCGGCACCATCCGTTTCGTGGACGGCGAGCACCGCGCCGACAAGTGGGAAGGGTACGCCCGCAAGAGCTGA
- a CDS encoding peptidoglycan bridge formation glycyltransferase FemA/FemB family protein, which translates to MIPAVVPCTDRALWDDHVDRFQGHPQQLWGWGETKAMHGWSVDRVLINDGGNTIGCAQLLVRRLPLPFRALVYIPRGPMCAPENAQAVLNSLAGHAAARHRGVALSIEPDWDQDSVFAGAVAAAGFRPSSNTVLIPRTLILDLTRTDDELMADMSKSTRANIRKAMRSDVEFRKVKNDAELEQVLAIYHETAERAGFGIHEDQYYRDIFRNMGDGSPIIGAFDGEQLLAFVWLARSASTAFELYGGVSAEGQKQRVNYGVKWAALQAMREDGCSRYDFNGLLNDGISDFKKQFAKHENMLLGTWEKPLSPFYPAYAQAMPLARRGLQTGRRLLKAAAGKARPMLRKLRPGS; encoded by the coding sequence ATGATTCCTGCTGTTGTGCCCTGTACTGACCGCGCCCTCTGGGATGACCACGTTGACCGGTTCCAGGGACATCCGCAACAGCTCTGGGGGTGGGGCGAGACCAAGGCAATGCACGGCTGGTCCGTGGACCGGGTGCTCATCAATGACGGCGGAAACACCATTGGCTGCGCACAGCTGCTGGTCCGGCGCCTGCCCCTTCCGTTCCGTGCGCTGGTGTACATTCCCCGTGGCCCCATGTGTGCGCCGGAGAATGCCCAAGCGGTCCTCAACAGCCTGGCCGGGCATGCCGCCGCCCGCCACCGCGGAGTGGCCCTGAGCATCGAACCTGACTGGGACCAGGATTCCGTCTTCGCCGGTGCTGTGGCGGCCGCAGGCTTCCGGCCCTCCAGCAATACGGTGCTGATCCCGCGGACCCTGATCCTTGACCTCACCCGGACTGATGACGAACTCATGGCGGACATGTCCAAGTCCACCCGCGCCAACATCCGCAAGGCCATGCGCAGCGACGTGGAGTTCCGCAAGGTGAAGAACGACGCGGAGCTTGAGCAGGTGCTGGCGATCTACCACGAGACGGCGGAGCGTGCCGGATTCGGGATCCACGAGGACCAGTACTACCGGGACATCTTCAGGAACATGGGGGACGGCTCGCCAATCATCGGGGCGTTCGACGGCGAGCAGCTGCTGGCGTTCGTCTGGCTCGCCAGGAGCGCCTCCACCGCCTTCGAGCTCTACGGCGGCGTTTCCGCCGAGGGGCAGAAGCAGCGGGTCAACTACGGCGTGAAGTGGGCGGCGCTGCAGGCAATGCGGGAGGACGGCTGCTCCCGCTACGACTTTAACGGCCTGCTCAACGACGGCATCTCGGACTTCAAGAAGCAGTTCGCCAAGCACGAGAACATGCTCCTGGGCACCTGGGAGAAGCCGCTCTCGCCGTTCTACCCCGCCTATGCCCAGGCCATGCCGCTGGCGCGCCGCGGGCTGCAGACCGGCCGGCGGCTGCTGAAGGCTGCTGCCGGCAAGGCCCGCCCCATGCTCCGGAAGCTGCGCCCGGGCAGCTAA
- the manA gene encoding mannose-6-phosphate isomerase, class I — protein sequence MYQIHNVLRDYAWGSTTAIAALLGRPESGGPEAELWIGAHPDSPSVASVPEDGSATTALDALIARDPEHFLGADSVARFGPRLPFLAKILAAAQPLSLQVHPSLEQARAGFARENAQGLAPDAANRNYRDDNHKPEMILALTPFEALCGFRPAARTVEILHHVAAAFGSVEGEAPALVNALLADLQSGDEGAGLRKAFERLISGGQSVADDTALVVAALLSGAPLAPYEAELNTVISLNEKYPGDPGVLISLLLNRISLAPGEAVYLPAGNVHAYLHGLGVEVMASSDNVLRGGLTPKFVDVPELLRTVDFQPVAVPMLAAERTVLDQELFRPPFEEFQLQRIVLPPDAGPVPLAQSGAAVVIVVAGDIYLDSPKGDLQLSRGGSAFLAAAEAPVNVHPVAGSTEPALAFAVTTGLSPSSARS from the coding sequence TTGTACCAGATTCACAACGTCCTGCGGGACTACGCCTGGGGTTCGACGACGGCCATCGCCGCCTTGCTGGGGCGCCCGGAGTCCGGCGGCCCCGAAGCTGAACTATGGATCGGCGCGCACCCCGATTCGCCCTCGGTCGCCAGCGTCCCTGAGGACGGCTCGGCGACCACGGCCCTGGACGCCCTGATCGCGCGCGATCCGGAACATTTCCTGGGGGCGGACTCCGTTGCCCGCTTCGGTCCGCGGCTGCCGTTCCTGGCCAAGATCCTGGCTGCAGCCCAGCCGCTGTCCCTGCAGGTCCATCCGAGCCTTGAACAGGCGAGGGCGGGCTTTGCGCGGGAAAACGCCCAGGGCCTCGCCCCGGACGCTGCCAACCGGAACTACCGGGACGACAACCACAAGCCGGAGATGATTCTCGCCCTGACGCCGTTTGAGGCACTGTGCGGTTTCCGTCCGGCAGCCCGGACGGTGGAGATCCTGCACCACGTGGCCGCCGCCTTCGGCTCGGTGGAGGGCGAGGCGCCCGCGCTGGTCAATGCCCTGCTTGCGGACCTCCAGTCAGGCGACGAGGGCGCGGGCCTGCGCAAGGCCTTCGAGCGCCTGATCAGCGGCGGCCAGTCCGTGGCTGATGATACGGCGCTGGTGGTGGCGGCGCTCCTCTCCGGGGCGCCCCTTGCCCCGTATGAGGCCGAGCTCAATACGGTGATCAGCCTGAATGAAAAGTACCCCGGCGATCCCGGGGTCCTGATCTCCCTGCTGCTGAACCGCATCTCGCTGGCACCGGGTGAGGCGGTCTACCTGCCAGCCGGCAACGTCCACGCGTACCTGCACGGCCTGGGCGTTGAGGTGATGGCATCCTCGGACAACGTCCTGCGCGGTGGCCTCACGCCCAAGTTCGTGGATGTGCCCGAACTCCTGCGGACCGTTGACTTCCAGCCCGTCGCCGTGCCCATGCTCGCTGCCGAAAGGACAGTCCTGGACCAGGAGCTGTTCCGCCCGCCGTTCGAGGAATTCCAGCTGCAGCGCATCGTGCTCCCACCCGACGCGGGACCCGTTCCGCTGGCACAGTCCGGCGCGGCAGTGGTGATAGTCGTGGCCGGGGACATTTACCTGGATTCGCCCAAGGGCGACCTGCAGCTCTCCCGCGGCGGCAGCGCCTTCCTGGCCGCCGCCGAGGCTCCGGTCAACGTCCACCCGGTGGCCGGGAGCACTGAGCCTGCGCTTGCTTTCGCCGTGACCACGGGCCTTTCGCCGTCCTCCGCCCGCAGCTAG
- a CDS encoding LCP family protein has protein sequence MSSSKLQQSAPGAMTDPVRYPVSASPPVRTKRAFVLILLTLLVPGSAQIVAGDRKLGRAALTVTLCVWAVLALTVLLLLLNRTLLVNIIANPFASLAIVILLVALAIGWAALFINTLRLIRPVLLAPSVRPAVVVALVLAMVLGSGSLGYAAYLLNVSRNAIGSIFSSGPAIDPVDGRYNFLMMGGDAGEDRTGRRPDSLSVLSVDAETGQTAIISVPRNLQNAQFSEDSPMRSIYPDGYDCGDECLINAINTEVTNEHADLYPGVADPGAQATMEAVSGTLGMEIQAYVLVDMQGFSSLIDAMGGIRIKAGGWVPMSGYFDDFSQTHGMPLGWIPAGEQTLDGNQALWYGRSREYVDDYSRIQRQQCVQQAMLKQLDPTTLLAKFEDIANAGTKVVESNISSAQLGSFVDLAIKARGHDVKRLTIGPPDFDASFSTVPDFDQIHQRVDQLLASASARGAQSAGTPDDAIAVPKAGAGRIQAAGASPAALLAGSSTAPQPSPSDFTPVTTTPDGEPITAELLNQLKRNGDEEAIRQLVATNGQCAPL, from the coding sequence ATGTCCAGCAGCAAGCTGCAGCAGTCTGCTCCCGGCGCAATGACGGACCCCGTCCGGTACCCGGTCAGCGCTTCCCCGCCCGTCCGCACCAAGCGGGCTTTTGTGCTTATCCTCCTGACCCTCCTGGTCCCGGGCAGCGCCCAAATCGTGGCCGGCGACCGCAAGCTGGGCCGCGCCGCACTGACCGTGACGCTCTGTGTCTGGGCGGTGCTGGCCCTCACCGTGCTCCTGCTGCTGCTCAACCGGACCCTGCTGGTCAACATCATTGCCAACCCCTTCGCTTCCCTGGCGATCGTGATCCTGCTGGTTGCCCTGGCCATCGGCTGGGCAGCGCTGTTCATCAACACCCTGCGGCTGATCCGGCCCGTACTGCTGGCACCATCGGTCCGGCCCGCCGTCGTCGTTGCCCTGGTCCTGGCGATGGTGCTGGGCAGCGGCTCGCTCGGCTATGCGGCGTACCTGCTCAACGTCAGCCGCAATGCCATCGGCAGCATTTTCTCGTCCGGACCCGCGATCGATCCTGTGGACGGGCGCTACAACTTCCTGATGATGGGCGGTGACGCCGGTGAAGACCGCACCGGACGGCGCCCGGACAGCCTGTCCGTGCTGAGCGTGGACGCAGAAACCGGGCAGACTGCCATCATTTCCGTCCCGCGCAACCTGCAGAACGCACAGTTCAGCGAGGACTCGCCCATGCGGTCCATCTACCCTGACGGCTACGACTGCGGCGACGAGTGCCTGATCAACGCGATCAACACGGAAGTCACCAATGAGCACGCGGACCTCTACCCCGGAGTGGCCGATCCCGGCGCGCAGGCCACCATGGAGGCGGTTTCCGGAACCCTCGGCATGGAAATCCAGGCCTATGTCCTGGTGGACATGCAGGGATTCTCGTCGCTCATCGACGCCATGGGCGGGATCAGGATCAAGGCCGGCGGCTGGGTACCCATGAGCGGTTATTTCGACGATTTCAGCCAGACCCACGGCATGCCGCTCGGCTGGATCCCGGCAGGCGAGCAGACGCTCGACGGCAACCAGGCGCTGTGGTACGGCCGGTCCCGCGAGTACGTGGATGACTACTCCCGGATCCAGCGCCAGCAGTGCGTGCAGCAGGCCATGCTGAAGCAGCTGGATCCCACCACGCTGCTGGCCAAGTTCGAGGACATCGCCAACGCGGGGACCAAGGTGGTGGAATCGAACATCTCCTCCGCGCAGCTGGGCAGCTTCGTGGACCTTGCCATCAAGGCGAGGGGCCACGACGTCAAGCGGCTGACCATCGGACCGCCCGACTTCGACGCCTCCTTCTCCACGGTTCCGGACTTCGACCAGATCCATCAGCGCGTGGACCAGCTGCTGGCATCGGCCTCCGCCCGGGGCGCCCAGTCAGCAGGAACTCCCGACGACGCCATCGCCGTCCCGAAGGCGGGTGCCGGGCGCATCCAGGCCGCCGGGGCCTCCCCCGCCGCCCTGCTGGCCGGCAGCAGTACAGCGCCGCAGCCCTCGCCGTCGGACTTCACGCCGGTGACCACAACGCCCGACGGTGAGCCGATCACCGCAGAGCTGCTGAACCAGCTCAAGCGCAATGGCGATGAAGAGGCCATCCGCCAGCTGGTGGCCACCAACGGCCAGTGCGCCCCGCTCTAG
- the purE gene encoding 5-(carboxyamino)imidazole ribonucleotide mutase gives MSAQATPATASETAPLVGLVMGSDSDWPVMEAAADALAEFGIPFEADVVSAHRMPTEMIRYGQTAHERGLRVIIAGAGGAAHLPGMLASVTPLPVIGVPVPLKTLDGMDSLLSIVQMPAGVPVATVSIAGARNAGLLAVRMLAAGTDELAASLRADLLDFAADLNAVATRKGANLRQKVSEVFAEGNGALRGSR, from the coding sequence ATGAGCGCCCAAGCCACCCCAGCCACCGCTTCGGAGACAGCGCCCCTGGTGGGCCTGGTCATGGGGTCCGACTCGGACTGGCCTGTCATGGAAGCCGCTGCCGACGCGCTGGCGGAGTTCGGCATTCCGTTCGAGGCCGACGTCGTGTCCGCCCACCGGATGCCGACGGAAATGATCCGCTACGGGCAGACTGCCCATGAGCGGGGTTTGCGGGTCATCATCGCCGGCGCCGGCGGTGCGGCCCACCTGCCGGGCATGCTGGCCAGCGTTACCCCGCTCCCGGTCATCGGCGTGCCCGTTCCCCTGAAAACCCTGGACGGCATGGATTCATTGCTGTCCATCGTCCAGATGCCGGCCGGGGTTCCAGTGGCCACCGTTTCCATCGCCGGGGCACGCAACGCCGGACTCCTGGCCGTGCGGATGCTGGCAGCCGGCACGGACGAGCTTGCGGCGTCGCTTCGAGCAGACCTGCTTGACTTCGCCGCGGACCTCAACGCCGTCGCTACCCGCAAGGGCGCGAACCTGCGGCAAAAGGTCAGCGAGGTCTTCGCTGAAGGCAACGGCGCCCTGCGGGGCAGCCGCTAG
- a CDS encoding 5-(carboxyamino)imidazole ribonucleotide synthase, translating to MMAPAATALGFELRVLAEGDDVSAVSAVPSSPVGDYKDLQTLLDFAEGLDVMTFDHEHVPTAHLRALQDAGVNIQPGPDALVNAQDKLVMRAAIDRLELPNPAWASVEDVAELVGFGERTGWPVVLKMPRGGYDGKGVRIVGSAEEAADTGEWFDAMSPLLAEAKVEFTRELSALVARTPDGEARAWPVVHTIQVDGVCDEVIAPALDIPVEVAAAAEDAALRIAGELGVTGVLAVELFETPGTGAGFLINELAMRPHNTGHWTQDGSVTSQFEQHLRAVLNLPLGATDILAPVVVMKNFLGGENQDLFSAYPLALASEPAAKVHCYGKSVRPGRKIGHVNLVGSSTADVESVRRRATMVASIIRDGRVAAEETPSTFEENA from the coding sequence ATGATGGCCCCGGCCGCTACCGCACTCGGCTTTGAACTCCGCGTCCTGGCCGAAGGTGATGATGTCTCCGCTGTTTCGGCAGTGCCCTCCTCGCCCGTGGGTGACTACAAGGACCTGCAGACACTCCTGGACTTCGCTGAAGGCCTGGACGTCATGACCTTTGACCATGAGCACGTCCCAACAGCCCACCTTCGTGCCCTGCAGGACGCCGGCGTCAACATCCAGCCCGGACCCGATGCGCTCGTCAATGCCCAGGACAAGCTGGTGATGCGTGCAGCCATCGACAGGCTGGAACTTCCCAACCCCGCCTGGGCCTCCGTGGAGGATGTCGCCGAACTGGTCGGCTTCGGGGAGCGGACCGGCTGGCCGGTTGTCCTGAAGATGCCGCGGGGCGGGTACGACGGCAAGGGCGTCCGCATTGTTGGCTCAGCGGAGGAGGCTGCGGACACAGGGGAATGGTTTGATGCGATGAGTCCCCTCCTCGCCGAGGCAAAGGTCGAGTTTACGCGTGAGCTGTCTGCGTTGGTTGCACGGACGCCGGACGGCGAAGCCCGGGCCTGGCCAGTGGTGCACACCATCCAGGTGGACGGCGTCTGTGACGAGGTCATAGCGCCCGCCCTGGACATCCCCGTGGAGGTTGCCGCGGCAGCGGAAGACGCCGCCCTGCGCATTGCCGGCGAGCTGGGGGTGACCGGCGTGTTGGCCGTCGAGCTCTTCGAGACTCCCGGCACGGGGGCGGGGTTCCTGATCAACGAGCTCGCCATGCGCCCCCACAACACCGGGCACTGGACGCAGGACGGCTCCGTGACAAGCCAGTTCGAGCAGCACCTCCGCGCGGTCCTCAACCTTCCCCTGGGCGCAACCGACATCCTCGCGCCGGTGGTGGTGATGAAGAACTTCCTGGGCGGTGAGAACCAGGACCTGTTTTCGGCCTATCCGCTGGCGCTTGCCAGCGAACCTGCCGCGAAGGTGCACTGCTACGGCAAGTCCGTCCGGCCTGGCCGGAAGATCGGCCACGTGAACCTGGTGGGTTCATCAACCGCTGACGTTGAGTCTGTCCGCCGCCGTGCCACCATGGTGGCCAGCATCATCCGCGATGGGCGGGTAGCGGCGGAGGAAACGCCCAGCACTTTCGAGGAGAACGCATGA
- a CDS encoding GtrA family protein encodes MFTALADRTRGLASLFWREVAKFGAVGGVAFVIDNGLTYYLMHGPMTDSEAKARFVGASVATVFSWIANRLWTFRHRRQANVLREFLMFVLINGIGIGISTGFTALAKYGMGVTDKNMLFFAGVVGILVATVVRFFAYRFLVFNQELDQEPEFSHDHELIELHHHHKEHAVAGERDASAERETSAEGQGKA; translated from the coding sequence ATGTTTACCGCACTTGCAGACCGTACCCGGGGACTCGCGTCCCTTTTTTGGCGTGAAGTAGCCAAATTCGGAGCTGTGGGCGGTGTTGCGTTCGTCATCGACAACGGCCTCACCTACTACCTTATGCACGGGCCCATGACCGACAGCGAGGCGAAGGCCCGGTTTGTCGGTGCCTCGGTGGCCACGGTCTTCTCCTGGATCGCCAACCGGCTCTGGACCTTCCGGCACCGGCGGCAGGCCAATGTGCTCCGGGAATTCCTGATGTTCGTCCTCATCAACGGCATCGGCATCGGCATCTCCACCGGCTTCACCGCCCTCGCCAAGTACGGGATGGGCGTGACGGACAAGAACATGCTGTTCTTCGCGGGAGTGGTGGGCATCCTGGTGGCCACTGTTGTCCGTTTCTTCGCCTACCGGTTCCTGGTGTTCAACCAGGAACTGGACCAGGAGCCGGAGTTCTCCCACGACCACGAGCTCATCGAGCTGCACCACCACCACAAAGAGCACGCCGTCGCCGGCGAGCGGGACGCCTCGGCCGAACGGGAAACCTCGGCCGAAGGCCAGGGCAAGGCCTAG
- a CDS encoding TIGR03089 family protein, translating into MTNPAADLMATLRSGNSTAPRLTWYGPGDERVELSGRVLDNWVAKTSNLLQDELDAAPGMRLRLELPAHWKSMVWALAAWQLGLQTVLDGSTADYLVTADPETVEGKYDAVVAVALPALAMRWPGELGAGYIDYAADVRSHGDVFMAHAEADPSGCAIVASDGRRHLHQDLLDGFAVPHDEGVRLHIPAGNGLEAALANALGAWRRDGSVVVTHPDVQLTEKLLTAERIHGS; encoded by the coding sequence ATGACCAATCCGGCAGCTGACCTCATGGCAACCCTTCGTTCAGGCAACTCCACCGCCCCGCGCCTCACTTGGTACGGCCCCGGCGATGAACGGGTTGAGTTATCCGGCAGGGTGCTGGACAACTGGGTTGCCAAGACCAGCAACCTGCTCCAGGACGAACTGGACGCCGCTCCCGGCATGCGCCTTCGCCTGGAACTGCCGGCGCACTGGAAATCCATGGTCTGGGCACTTGCCGCGTGGCAGCTCGGGCTGCAGACCGTGCTTGACGGCAGCACGGCGGATTACCTCGTCACCGCTGATCCGGAAACAGTTGAAGGGAAGTACGACGCCGTCGTCGCCGTTGCGCTGCCGGCACTGGCCATGCGCTGGCCGGGTGAGCTGGGCGCCGGGTACATCGATTATGCAGCGGACGTCCGCTCTCACGGGGACGTGTTCATGGCCCACGCCGAAGCTGATCCTTCAGGTTGCGCGATTGTGGCCAGCGACGGCCGGCGCCACCTTCACCAGGACCTGCTCGACGGCTTCGCGGTGCCCCATGACGAGGGCGTGCGGCTGCACATTCCTGCCGGGAACGGCCTTGAGGCAGCCCTGGCCAACGCCCTCGGCGCCTGGCGGCGCGATGGCTCGGTGGTGGTCACCCATCCGGACGTACAGCTGACGGAAAAACTGCTCACAGCAGAACGCATCCACGGCAGCTGA
- a CDS encoding WhiB family transcriptional regulator → MGQAERIQEDAVVAGQATARYRARGVPSDWYVDPADPHAAERYNRNAGGVLEDQATAFLAAHEALLDGGAEPEDELDPPMELAAAGSTQPVWIGLPFQQDFDDEGELGWQTDALCAQTDPEAFFPEKGGSTRDAKKVCGACNVRSQCLEYALANDERFGIWGGLSERERRRLRKRAI, encoded by the coding sequence ATGGGGCAAGCAGAGCGTATCCAGGAAGATGCCGTCGTGGCCGGCCAGGCTACGGCAAGATACCGCGCCCGGGGGGTGCCGAGCGACTGGTACGTCGACCCGGCCGATCCCCATGCCGCCGAGCGGTACAACAGGAACGCGGGGGGCGTCCTGGAAGACCAGGCCACTGCCTTCCTCGCCGCGCATGAGGCCCTGCTGGACGGCGGCGCCGAGCCGGAGGATGAACTCGACCCTCCCATGGAGCTTGCCGCGGCAGGCTCCACCCAGCCAGTATGGATCGGGCTGCCCTTCCAGCAGGACTTCGACGACGAAGGCGAGCTGGGCTGGCAAACAGACGCCCTGTGCGCCCAGACTGACCCCGAGGCATTCTTCCCCGAAAAGGGCGGCTCCACCCGCGACGCGAAAAAGGTGTGCGGGGCCTGCAACGTGCGTTCGCAGTGCCTGGAGTACGCCTTGGCAAACGACGAGCGGTTTGGCATCTGGGGAGGCCTTTCCGAGCGCGAGCGCCGGCGGCTTAGGAAGCGAGCAATCTAA